The following proteins are co-located in the Scomber scombrus chromosome 2, fScoSco1.1, whole genome shotgun sequence genome:
- the LOC134000892 gene encoding gastrin/cholecystokinin-like peptide, translating into MPGNRIVVFALVAVLLLSSAAGEANEKNALQQLLARREKAKESADRQAPALRARSAQMERRAHLSEDEREIMTKQIMQAISEMMNSECMSDRDYQGWVDFGRRDAE; encoded by the exons ATGCCAGGAAACAGGATTGTGGTGTTTGCACTTGTGGCAGTGCTGCTTCTGTCTAGTGCAGCTGGAGAAGCTAATGAGAAAAATGCCCTACAGCAGCTTTTAGCCCGGAGGGAGAAAGCAAAAGAGTCTGCTGATAGACAGGCGCCGGCTCTTAGGGCTCGCTCCGCACAGATGGAGAGACGGGCACACCTATCTGAGGATGAACGTGAGATCATGACCAAACAAATTATGCAAGCAATTTCAG AGATGATGAACTCTGAGTGCATGTCTGATCGGGACTATCAGGGCTGGGTGGACTTCGGACGCCGGGACGCAGAATGA